The Candidatus Hydrogenedentota bacterium genomic sequence TGGACCGACGGCGCCGAGCGGCGCATCCTCTTCGCGGCCGGCTCCCACCTCTACGCGCTGGACGCGTCCACCGGCCAGGCCATCGAAAGCTTCGGCGCGGGCGGCAAAGTGGACCTCTCCCTCGGCCTGGGCCACGACGGCAAAGACTTCCCCGTCGCCGCCACCACCCCCGGCGTGGTCTACAAGGACCTTTACATCCTCGGCTTCCGCACCAACGAAGCCCTGCCCTCCTCCCCCGGCCATATCCGCGCCTTCAACGTCCGCACCGGCGCCCAGGCCTGGGTCTTCCACACCATTCCCCAGCCCGGCGAGTTCGGCTATGAAACCTGGCCCCCCGAAGCCTACACCTACACCGGCGCCGCCAACTCCTGGGCCGGCATGAGCCTCGACGCCGAGCGCGGCATCGTCTATGTGCCCACCGGCTCCGCCGCCTTCGATTTCTACGGTGGTGACCGCCACGGCGACAACCTCTTCGCCAACACCCTCCTCGCGCTCGATGCGAACACCGGCGAGCGCAAGTGGCACTTTCAGACGGTTCACCACGATCTCTGGGACCGCGATCTGCCCGCCCCGCCCAACCTCATGACCGTGGAGCACGACGGCAAGAAGATCGACGCCGTCGCCCAGATCACCAAATCGGCCTACGTCTTCCTTTTTAACCGCGAAACCGGCGAGCCCCTCTTCCCGATTGAAGAAAAGGCCGTGCCCCCTTCTGATCTTATCGGCGAACTCGCCGCCAAGACCCAGCCCATCCCCACCAAGCCGCCCCGCTTCTCCCGCAGCGCCTTCGGCTTCAACGACATCACCGACATTACCCCCGAGTCGAAGGACTACGTGACCAAGCGCTGGGACGTCATCAAGAAGAAGCCCTTCACACCCCCCAGCCGCGAAGGCACCCTCGTGTTCCCCGGCTTCGACGGCGGCGGCGAATGGGGCGGCGCGGCGACCGACCCGGAGAGCGGCGTGCTCTATGTAAACGCCAGCGAGATGCCCTGGATCCTGCAGATGGTTGACATCAACCAGCTCGGCGCCGACCCCGCCCTGCAGGAAGGCGCCATGGTCTATGCCCAGCAGTGTCTCTTCTGCCACGGCGTCAACCGCGAGGGCAACCCCTTCAGCATGTTCCCGGCCCTCCAGGGCATCGCCACCCGCACCCCCCGCGACGTCGCCGAGGCCCTCACCCAGACCGGCAAAGGCTTCATGCCCAGCTTCAAGCACATCGATCCCGCCAAGATGAAGGCCGTCCTCGACTACATCTACAAGGCCGATGAAGCGGCCACCGCAACGCCCGCCGCCGAAGGCGACAAACCCGCCGAGGCCCTGCCGCCCCAATACCAGTTCACCGGCTACAACCGCTTCGTCGATCACCTGGGCTATCCCGCCATCAAGCCCCCCTGGGGCACCCTCAACGCCATCGACATGAACACCGGCGAGATCCTCTGGAAATCCGTCCTGGGCGACACCCCCGACCTCAAAGCCCAGGGCCACGAACCCACCGGCACCGAGAACTACGGCGGACCCGTCGTCACCAAAGGCGGCGTCCTCTTCATCGCCGCCACCAAAGACGAAATGTTCCGCGTCTTCGACAAGAAAACCGGCGCCATGCTCTGGGAGACCAAACTGCCCGCCGGCGGCTACGCCAC encodes the following:
- a CDS encoding PQQ-binding-like beta-propeller repeat protein, translating into MSACLFSLCALSAAAQNTDWPAYLGGQDSAHYSPLTQITPENATRLEVAWTYASEGGDATKLGQIQCNPLIIDGVLYGVSPWMKVFALDAATGAEQWAFTPADRQKAVCRGLAWWTDGAERRILFAAGSHLYALDASTGQAIESFGAGGKVDLSLGLGHDGKDFPVAATTPGVVYKDLYILGFRTNEALPSSPGHIRAFNVRTGAQAWVFHTIPQPGEFGYETWPPEAYTYTGAANSWAGMSLDAERGIVYVPTGSAAFDFYGGDRHGDNLFANTLLALDANTGERKWHFQTVHHDLWDRDLPAPPNLMTVEHDGKKIDAVAQITKSAYVFLFNRETGEPLFPIEEKAVPPSDLIGELAAKTQPIPTKPPRFSRSAFGFNDITDITPESKDYVTKRWDVIKKKPFTPPSREGTLVFPGFDGGGEWGGAATDPESGVLYVNASEMPWILQMVDINQLGADPALQEGAMVYAQQCLFCHGVNREGNPFSMFPALQGIATRTPRDVAEALTQTGKGFMPSFKHIDPAKMKAVLDYIYKADEAATATPAAEGDKPAEALPPQYQFTGYNRFVDHLGYPAIKPPWGTLNAIDMNTGEILWKSVLGDTPDLKAQGHEPTGTENYGGPVVTKGGVLFIAATKDEMFRVFDKKTGAMLWETKLPAGGYATPSVYEVGGTQYVVVAAGGGKMGTAEGDAYVAFRIKN